The Gigantopelta aegis isolate Gae_Host chromosome 9, Gae_host_genome, whole genome shotgun sequence genomic sequence gtaaaaataaattttaaaataccacaaacaatttgttaatgtttttgaaGTGTTTAAGACTATTGCATGCTTTTGATTGTAGGTGAATCGTGTTAAACAACTGGGGACTGACACCATCACTGGCATGAAGACCTATAGCCATGGGCTGGTGATCAAATCACTGGAGACAACATACGGTCAGTTGGTACTGACAGGGGTGGATGGGCTGTTGACCATTTCTGAAAGCTATGTCGACAAGTATCTCCCATCAGATGAAGGTATTTTTAGTTTTGTGGTTAATTAGTTAACATCCTTTTTAGAAGGATTATTAGACATTTATTAGGGGATAGCTTTTGGttaaaagattttgaaataaataatattagaaaTGTGTGTGATTAATACTGCTGCATGCAGTCTTACAACATATGCAATacagataaataataaaacaccttgccattaaattaattaaagaaagtGTGAGCTGCTCATTTCAGTTGTGACATTTAGTATAtttgattaaattattttgcaCATAAATTGACATGCTAATTTGTGTGGCAGCAGAACCCAACATATGTTTAAAGCATCATAGTAtctggaaaatatattatataaaaagaaCTAGGCAGATGAAACAGCACTTTATGACAAGTTCTGTCTCGTACATTATGTCATTGATAGGATTGGCAGTTTTTCAAGTTTAAGACACACTAAAATGCTGTTTTGTGTAGTTCTATGTCTCAACTGACTGTCACAATTCTGCATGTAAAAAGTTTAATAAGTACACCCCACCACAGTATCTATAGGAAAATGTACTtgagcatttttatttttgattaacaaatatttaattaaatagttgGTGTCAGTATCTGCTGCTAAATGTAGGCCTTAACCATAATTTTTTGTAGTGGTAGCCAACTGGGCTACTGggttataaaatctggtagccccCAGTAAAGattggtagccccataattttaatactttaaaaaaaaatgagagaaaatattaaaatcatttattttttatttaaacatgttttaggtttttttttaaatcatgagaAATATACCATGAAATACACACTTGTACGAGTTTATTGCAAAGTAACTGGATGTGTaaagtactaaaacaaatatatagtagCCTGGTGGACTACCAGGTTCagacatctggtagcccgagcaaacatttggtagccaAAATACCCTGGGCTActgctaaggtcgagccctgaaatttttaaataatcagcattactaaaacaaaaattttcAGAGCATTCTGAGGATGAGAAAAAGGAAGTTGATGAACTAACAACCAATCCAATTGACCGGGCCATGACCTTGACCTCCAAGGTGCGTCGTCGCATGTACAAGAAAACATTGAGGGAGCTTCGGACAGCAAGAGTCAGAAGTCAGGAAACTCTCGCCAAACTCAACTTTACAGTCGATTTGGTAAGTTGGGTATGAAGATTTGTTGATAATAGAACTTGAATTGAATTTTGAGCtgctatttatattgttgtAAGCTAAGAACACACAGAAGTTAAGACTTAGCTTGCCGTTGACACAAATTGTTTtccacaatctaattaaaattagctccactattacatgtggatctaacagcagcccgttggagctcatgtccagttgacctttcattcgaccaatcaaaaccttacttgcaaaatcatgcaagtgatttgaaaagaatttgaaaacattcgggattatactgagggtatacaaaatgatttgggtgaattacgaagtatgcctgaaactaatttcaatataaaattttatataaaatttgtttcaaaacgaaacaaaaaaccgcgatggtatagccataaaatctgtttatactagtatacaatccagagtttattactgcattttcccccctatttttcaatgttgaaatagaccaagaacttcacctattgcataaatagtctcgaccgatatttttagaatttgtatgctcccgaataacattataaaaggcgaagtgtaattggtcgatatttaaattgttatttatagatgaaatttcacatggacatgggagtccacgcaatgctgttagatctactggtgagaccagtagagctaattttaatcagattgtttttTCCATTGGCTAAAATGTCTGCCATCTTTAGCATACTGTTTATATCCAACAAAACTGCATTTGATTGATTCTTGCATTCTTATTGAATTTAGTTCTTTCTCTTTACTTGGCAGACTATTGACCATAAAACTTCCAGTTATTTCAGTTGTTATTTAAAGACAGTCTTTATTCTTCAATAAATGTATGTTGCAAACTTTTATTCTTGgcaaatacataaatacttaTTGATAAACATTTAACTTCAGATTGACTATGCCAAGTTGAACATTGACCAAGTGAAAAGTCGGGTGGAGGGCACCATGACCGCTGCTCAAGATAAGGTCAAGGACACATGGACAAAGATCATGTCTGAGGAAGAGGAAGGTTTTGAACCCGAGGTATTATAGAGttattaaattgttaaataatttattaaaactactGTACCAGGCAGTTAAGAGATGAgtattaagggtttttttttttttcagattaaaagaaaataactgcATGTTAATTTGTCTAACTaggaaaatgttaattttaacgAAAATCTTCAATTGTGACAATATTTTTGAGTGAAACTGAATTTGTCAAATTTCACTTACCACTTCCTCCTCAATTTCTGTACCGGTATCCATGGTTTATTTTAGTGAAATGGCAGTCATGGTGAGAGGTTAGGTTAAGTATTTCTGAAATGGGGAAACATCCAGTTTCTCTTATTCTTTGTCATTTTCATGCCAACATTATTTCTTGTGCTCCAttcacccaccccccaaacaaacaacaaaacaaaaacaaaacattcagtATATTCAGCGGGGTGTATTTAAGTAGCACAATGCACAGTTTTAtgtggttttttgggggtggggggaattGGGCAGGGTAGGATATTCCGACTGATATGTGTAAAATTCATTAAGacttaacattttttaattttaaaaattacgaTTATCGGTATGTATTTCTGCTTTTCCCCTGTAGGATTAGTTCTCATggtaattatatttacatatcaatGAAAAATGTTACACCATGTGTTGTAGATCCTGTCTggtgagaattgaaaatttgtgTAACTCATTCACAGGTCATGCACCAGTGTGACTATATAAATCATGTCCAGACAAATCCATTTCACAAAAATAGACTTGCACGAGTGACGCGCTATTAAAATGAACATTTGTGCAATTTTCATTGACCTCAATTTTTAAATTAGTCCTGAGTTATCTTTGCCTGATACTTGACGATATCCGATATTTGCAGACGACAGAAGAGAAGACGATTGCCCTGGCTCGAAGACTGACGAGACAGATTCGGAACAATGTTGGTATGGTCGCTTCGTACATCAGCAGCACTCCAGAACATATTAGGGAAAGGTTGATTCAGGCAGAAAAATATGCTGAAGATCTCTACACTGTGTTTGTTAAGGTTTGCTCCTGAATTGGTTTATATCTTATCCCACTtagattaaaacatatttaaatgtaCGACAGGGCTCGAGCTTAACAGCAGCACCAACAGCAATTGATGTTGATGTGATGTGAATTGCCATAGGGCAGGGGCTTTGCTGATAATTCTGTGCAGCTGAATAAAATTATTGTCTGTTTTGAAAGAATGGATTTTAgtgtttagttttctttttatttgttacaaaaattaccattttaaaattttggatAATTTCCACAGGTAAGAAATTCTTAAATTGGAGCCCTGTATCAGAAATGGCAATATTATGGGCAATTATCATTTGAGTTGAAAACAAACTCTTacatcaggggtggggaaaagccctttttttcCGGTCTGGGACcaattctcgatctctgagaccaaaattatttttgaaaaacgcACGTTTGCCGGTCCctcttttgtcattcttgtcggtccgaagctcctgtccatttctattattggaacaaattcctatcggtcaagtggaccggccagcccagacatcggtatctcgtgcatgatttaaaataataaataaatagtggtcaatatggctggtgtttcagacgtttgtgattttaaagtctgcctaagtatatcgccagtcactgaagttggacctacagtagtgtcaatcaactgccactaggctagacatttatcaaagtcgctgagccggtcaagagattaaacagacgttaacgatagcaccattcttggtttagaaAGCCATCTAGGTATTAaatccaattaaaacaaaggacccagaatttgcaactggttacaatcaacacctgtgtacggagctctgtcaggtcgagtgtcctagtctGAAGCAAGAgccttttgtgcaatacaaactgcttaaaatagcataaaatataatgaaataatctacaaatgtatttattgttgactgttcaatgtggtgtatccaataattataaaggattttaaaattaacaaaagtttccaccttttttttaacaagtgggagtaagcagaacagctacatgtactgttatctaaagagccagtagaggtctttgtctaaacatgtgctagcttaggctgtcaaacgcttcgaacggtgccatcttttattaattttcaggacacagtactgaatactcgtactttttatacaacttttattccttttttatattatttattctattatgtaaaatatatacaatttgtgggttttttccacTGATCATTAttgtgtgattaaaaaaaattgttttcatgtttatcgtttcacgttcatgattcaagataaaactatacaaatatcactatgatttttttttaaactatttggcaaatatcttttttttattttttatttttttattattcgttTCTTGTCCTCCCGCCAACCCCCAATCCCCCGTAGTGAcgacatcaagtgggaccgcttgacaattttatttttccccacccctggaattttaattttaacacagGTTTAGAGGGTATACTTTTTTGAAAGCAGAAAATGGTATGACATTTgacatacaacatacatgtttacTATACCCTTGCTTTTGTCAGGTGATCATGTACCACAGTGAGcagaaaatttgttttgaaatgttagaGGATTAGTCTATAGTGCTGCAAAGTGCAAATCTAATCATTGTTTTGGTACATGttgcatctttttttcttttttgacagaaaaACCGATTTGAAGACTTTCCCTCATGGATGATAGTCCAGACAAGGGAGAGAATTTCTTACATACAAGATGCATTAGGATATGTCACAGACTTCGTAATGACTTCTCCACTAAACTGGCTGGTAAGTACACAAACTGCTAAAAAAACCTAGAAGAACACACCATTCATGGTACTGATGTGgcatattttcttctttatttctttgtaaAAGTTCATTTAATGTTACTCAAGTTTATCACTGCTTGGTAGAAGCTTAGTAGAAAGAAACCATATTATAGTACAGGACAACATACTGACACATCGAATGGGATGATTTAGAATTGGATAACAAGGCAAAAGAACAATAAATGTTCTTTTAACCTATACAAATACTAATCAACAAAATATAGGACATCTTAAAGGCTGCAAAATTGACAAACATTAATGctttcaatatttaatgtatattaaaatattaaaaacatctaaAATTATTTCTTCCTATGCATATGTGAAATATGTTGAGGTGTTAATTGTGTCCTGTACTATAATCATTGTAGTTCACTGCTTGCAACATTTTCCTTGTGACGTACACTTAACAGCTCGTAATTTTTGAATATTTATAGATGTCTTTGCATATAACCCAAAAtcaaattaacttttaaaaaaccttGAATGAAAATAACCCTGAATCGTTCTGCCTATTCCAACCCTACCATCTCCAGTGTGacagtttatttttttcagttaaactaataataagaaaagtaataataagaattataaaagattaatgaaaaaaataaaatgatttccATCTGACACACTGCTAAAAAGTAAATCTGCTTtacagtaaataataattattttaaaaacaagcattctgatagtactgctaaaccaatacatgtcctctaccGAGCCCAAAAATGTTCTTGTATCTCCTAAGTCAAAgagccataactgtcaaaatagGCCAATTCTGATcaaagtcaaactttatctgtatACAAAAAGGTTCAGCTCAGTATCATGAGGCATTAGgaattttttttctgaaaattgAGACATGGAAAGACAGACGATTGGACAGacggagacgaaacctatagtcgcCTCCAGTTGGGCTGGTAGTGGACTAAAAATGTCAGAAGCATGTGCTGGTTAAGAACTTGAAAAAAAGAGATGGCAGGGTTTGGATTTTGAGCATGATGGGTGGGATGTGTCATAACTCTATTCAGACCTCTCAACTAAGAGTTGATTGATACTAGCCCTGTAAGATGTTTGCTTTTatgatgtttgttgttttgatgtGCGCAACTCCTTATTTGCAATTTTTCACCTGGAattattattttgctgtatttgaGTGTGCTCATAATTAACATTTCGACAACTTCCGACTTGAAAATAGCTTCAGAGTTCATATTTTCAACTTGTAAAATCAGAAGAAAAATGGTTAACCAAGTGACGTTCaccttttaaatttaaaagaaatatgacaACAGAATATTTCTTTGAACTTCGttttgatgattaaaaaataaagcaCACCTAAAATGTTCAATCGGCGATGCTCGATTGGTGCAAAAGTGGTGGGTgactattttaatactttttcagAGCATGTCAATTGGAAAACTTAGTTattcataatttataaaaatttcaaacatttgaattgataaaatagtaaaatattagaaaatttATTTGGAGATGTAGGAGAATTATTTTGAAGGATTTATTGTTCCTTTTTAAAGATAGTTTGTTGTATTATAATTAgtgaaaatagttgttttcttaTAATTAGtgaaaatagatagatagatttgTAACTGAAATACATTGTTGACACCATATTTTGAGGAAACCAGAACTTACTTTCTTACAAGTGTGCATCTTACAAGTGCACCCGAATGCAAACAACTTGTAATTACGATTATACAAGTTGGAAATATCGATTTCTGAGTACACCTAAACCCAGCGTTAGAACAGTAGGTTGTTCACCTGCGTTCTGCAAACAGAGGCATGTGTATTCTTTTTTACAGACTGcttctaaaaacaaattcttgAAAATTTACATTTATGTTAATCAGGCAATAATGACCGATCCATGATGCAAACATTTACAGCAGAAAACATTTGGGGAGAAATGTCAGGTTATCGAAGATAACGACAAAATTGCAGTTGATGAAGATCattttgctttatatatatatatatatatatatatatatatatatatatatatatatatatatatatatatatataatcatacatTATAGTTCTGGCCTTTGATCCATATTTGAACAGTGCACTATTTTCTATGCTGTTTCCTGCAGTATCATCAAAATTGGTGATGGTATATAATGTATCCTGAAAAGTCAGTCAGGTATCAAAATGAGTGTAGGAATTATAATGGATAAatggatttcttttttgtttgttaccaGGTTCCAAAATCCCGGGTGGAGGTCATAGAAATGTCCTCTATGAATGAAGGACATAGGAAGGACTAGAGTGGAGGAAATTAAGAACAGAATTTTCAATGAGATTGATAAAGTTACATATATTAGCACCTGCGACGCCAAACTTATTTATAATTAAGTGCAAATGGCAACTTGGAACAGAACTGCATATTCTTATTATGATGGACTTTTAGGATAAATTTGTGCAATCATTATTCATTCGAGGAAAACATCTGTCAAAAGATCTAGCAAGTTATTCTTCTGATAAACATTACTACAATATAGATtcgtaatattttgttaaaatttaatgttttgtaaatgaTTTGTTAAATCAagtagtttttttctttttttttcttttggttaccgtagttaaatattgtaattttgtgGGTAGCCGATTTCTTTTAAAGCTGTGAAttggtaaaaataatttgtttttggtatttaaaatatgaaagtGTTGTTTTACGGCTAGAACAGATTTAATTGTCATTCAGTTTggtaatgtaaaatattatttttgaaataagCATAAGCAaatcattgtttttaattttattgcttACAAAAATTGCttagatttaaaatattttttttgataTTAACTtggtaaatatgtattaaacaaagaaacagtTTTGTAATTAAGAATAGAaagttttgtaattaaaaaggaaaaaatgtTTCCTGAAAACACATTGCTTAATTATTGCTTTCATCAAATAAATCCTTTCAGCTTTTGTTATTGTtctgttttctgttttatttgcaCAACTTTCTGTTtgcagacattgtatttttgttttccaatGCATCACTTAAGCACCGTCATCAAAATGTAGTAGCACAAAAGCTTTTGAGTGTGTCCTATATTGTGAAGTATAGTCTGACATATATGTACAGACAGTGGCATAGGGTGGGCAGGGCCACTGGGGCGGTTGCCCTgagcgcaaaattctggactggtggaaggaaCTCTgtgagtgctaacggtccactggttagggggtgcaatacttgccttgaCCCGggtgctggcaacccacgctacgccactgtgtACAGACATTATCTGAAGTGTTCATTATTAATAGATGGTTACACAGGTAGCAACTGTTATGGCAATGTCTAATTTTGCTACAATGCTTGTTACTAACAATAACAATCAGTATCCTGTATATATACTATAGGTTTGACACATTGATATAATCCAAAGTTGCATTTTAATGGCTGTTGAGGCTGTAGCATGAATTAAATGACTTTACATATATACACGTGAGCATTCCTCTTGCATTAACACTTAATTACCATTGGCTATTTTGCTAAAAATAATGAAttctcccctcccccatccTGATTTATGACTTCATACCCACAACTGAATTATGCTACCAAAATATTGACGGATGTGGGATATGACAAATATTTAATGGTTgaataagaagtttgttttgtttaatgacatcactagaacacattgattaattaatcatcggctattggatatcaaacatttgttaattctgactcgtcatcagaggaaatccactacatttttcctaatgcaacaagggatcttttacatgcaccatcccacacaggatagcacataccacagcttttgatacaccagttgtgatgcactggttggaacaagaaaaaaaccaatcaattgaatggatcaaACAAAGGTGCAAcgcaagcactcaactgaccgctaaatcccacccctcaaCTGATTAAAGTACTTTTCtggacaaattaaatgtatatatttcaatcaTATACCAAAATAGAATGGGATATGACAACGTTCTGGTTTAATTAAGTACTTTTCtggacaaattaaatgtatatatttcaatcaTATACCAAAATAGAATGGGATATGACAACGTTCTGGTTTAATGAAGTATTTTTCaggacaaattaaatgtatatatttcaaacatataCCAAAATAGAATGGGATATGACAACGTTCTGGTTTAATTAAGTACATTTCtagacaaattaaatatatatatttcaatcatATACCAAAATAGAATGGGATATGACAACGTTCTGGTTTAATTAAGTACATTTCtagacaaattaaatgtatatatttcaaacatataCCAAAATAGAATGGGATATGACAACGTTCTGGTTTAATGAAGTATTTTTCaggacaaattaaatgtatatatttcaaacatataCCAAAATAGAATGGGATATGACAACGTTCTGGTTTAATTAAGTACATTTCtagacaaattaaatatatatatttcaatcatATACCAAAATAGAATGGGATATGACAACGTTCTGGTTTAATTAAGTACATTTCtagacaaattaaatgtatatatttcaaacatataCCAAAATAGAATGGGATATGACCACGTTCTGGTTTAATTAAGTACTTTTCtggacaaattaaatgtatatatttcaaacatataCCAAAATAGAATGGGATATGACAACGTTCTGGTTTAATTAAGTACATTTCtagacaaattaaatgtatatatttcaatcaTATACCAAAATAGAATGGGATATGACAACGTTCTGGTTTAATTAAGTACATTTCtagacaaattaaatgtatatatttcaaacatataCCAAAATAGAATGGGATATGACCACGTTCTGGTTTAATTAAGTACTTTTCaggacaaattaaatgtatatatttcaaacatataCCAAAATAGAATGGGATATGACAACATTCTGGTTTAATTAAGTACATTTCtggacaaattaaatgtatatatttcaatcaTATACCAAAATAGAATGGGATATGACAACGTTCTGGTTTAATTAAGTACATTTCtgaacaaattaaatttatatatttcaattatatacatgtaccaaaatAGAATGGGATATAACAACGTTCTGGTTTAAATTAAGTATATTTCAGGACAAGTTAAATATCTATATTGATGGACAATACTAATAACCTACCTTTAATATTTGAGTTTAAAGTCAGAAAACAGGAGTTAACTTTTTAAACATACTTAGTCCTCTAAGCTCTTGCATTATGATGTATTTCTTTGCTTAAAATAGTAATGTTTTTTGTAGCTAATGTTTTTTCTTAATTGATATGTGAATGTTTTTCAGAGTTAAACAATGACCTGATTTAAAATTTGCTCGGCACGCCCaatccaaaatattttttatttcattataaatgCTTATCTTCCTGATCAGTTGAAGTGTTCCAATTTATAAATATCCTACTGTAATTATTTAGTAGGAAGTATTTCTAAAAgatacttgtaaaaaaaaaaaaagtgtccaaATTCTGGGACAATCCAACAGTCTTATCAAGACGCTGTCTTCAgcttctatatacatgtatattaggaCCAACAAGAACAgtagtgttttaccactgggctatgtcccacccccatGAATGTTCGAAGCAACAAGATAACTTTCAGCCAAAGTATTATACAACATTTTAACATCCATAACTCGCCTTGATGTTGGGCgatctggaatcgatccccgtcggtgggtccactgtgctatttctcattccagccagtgcactatgactggtaaaggctgtgagatgatgcatataaatgatctcttgtcactaatgggaaaaaaaaccctttcTGTCAAGCCAACACTTGCATCCATGATaggcatgtgctacaacagcttgttctgaatgtgcacataaaacccccaagtcaaatggaaaaatgtagcgggtttcctctccaagactaaggcaccaaatgtttgacataagaaagtcacttgataattattattcagaaacagaagaagtttgttttgtttaatgacaccactagatcacattgatttattaatcatcggttattgggatatcaaacatttagtaattttgacatattctaagagagaaaacccgctacattttcccattagtatcgcat encodes the following:
- the LOC121380525 gene encoding perilipin-2-like isoform X2 encodes the protein MFEVSQLLLGHKCMYRQSVNTAQTRMSEEQFFVRLGSLPIVNSAWTNALDVYQKTKNHNVLFRTSLNIAEAGVWTMMGTAKPIVGKCQPQIERVNTIACEQLAKLEEKYPAITRPTDQLVQESKEACVALVQPAIDRVSTMKQYGSDKYNGAVSAGKDQVNRVKQLGTDTITGMKTYSHGLVIKSLETTYGQLVLTGVDGLLTISESYVDKYLPSDEEHSEDEKKEVDELTTNPIDRAMTLTSKVRRRMYKKTLRELRTARVRSQETLAKLNFTVDLIDYAKLNIDQVKSRVEGTMTAAQDKVKDTWTKIMSEEEEGFEPETTEEKTIALARRLTRQIRNNVGMVASYISSTPEHIRERLIQAEKYAEDLYTVFVKKNRFEDFPSWMIVQTRERISYIQDALGYVTDFVMTSPLNWLVPKSRVEVIEMSSMNEGHRKD
- the LOC121380525 gene encoding perilipin-2-like isoform X1, yielding MFEVSQLLLGHKCMYRQSVNTAQTRMSEEQFFVRLGSLPIVNSAWTNALDVYQKTKNHNVLFRTSLNIAEAGVWTMMGTAKPIVGKCQPQIERVNTIACEQLAKLEEKYPAITRPTDQLVQESKEACVALVQPAIDRVSTMKQYGSDKYNGAVSAGKDQVNRVKQLGTDTITGMKTYSHGLVIKSLETTYGQLVLTGVDGLLTISESYVDKYLPSDEEHSEDEKKEVDELTTNPIDRAMTLTSKVRRRMYKKTLRELRTARVRSQETLAKLNFTVDLIDYAKLNIDQVKSRVEGTMTAAQDKVKDTWTKIMSEEEEGFEPETTEEKTIALARRLTRQIRNNVGMVASYISSTPEHIRERLIQAEKYAEDLYTVFVKKNRFEDFPSWMIVQTRERISYIQDALGYVTDFVMTSPLNWLAIDIEIEDLAVEEPEVYSCNGHAVVYRDDEDEL